The following is a genomic window from Triplophysa rosa linkage group LG11, Trosa_1v2, whole genome shotgun sequence.
TGACTCAGAATAACATTTGACCGCTTCTTGTCACATAACCTGTTTCTGTCTTCCCTGCTGCACTCTTCTTACCTGGTTCTTTAACACTGTAATAAATGGATCCTCAATGGAATCTTTATTTTACCTCACTTTTACTTTTTGTGAATATGTAGTAATATGTACCTCCTAAGTGATTTACTTTTTGCAATTAACACAAGGTGGAAGATAGTGACTGAATTGATGTTTttgcataataataaaaataatattattgcATAACGTTTTCTATAAGCTTGCATAAAGGTTAGAAGCATAGGATGTGCATGTGAGGAAAATGTGGATTTATTGTAgatcataaaacataaaaactgcagtAGGAGatttaaaattgaaatgttaaaaGAGAATAAGTTTCATTATCATGATATGATCATTGTGAAATGCATGATCATCAATCACAGATTCAACATAAAACAGTTTAATGAAGCAAACATGTAAAACCATTCAGTTCAATTCAAAACATGAGCACATGTAAAACATAAAACCGCAGTCACATACATGTTATGACATTTAGTTATGATGAAAGTACTGCAGCACAAACAGCTCGAGGTaggaaaagaacaaaaaaaatcattctctCTTAGAGTTTTTGGTTTGAGCTTCTCAGgatgtaatttgttttatttttaaaatgcttttctcACCACCATTCTGTTGAAGCCAGATTTGAGCACAGATAAAGTGTGTGCTACTGTTGCATGCAAAGTTACATCGAGGTCACTGATAGCCAGAACCCCCGCAGAACTCCTTAGTTGCATTCAGATGAATTTGTTCATTATCGTCTTACCTTTTGACTATACTTTATTAAATTCTTACACCCTATTCTCATACCAATGCTCTTCCTGTTTTTCACATGAATACAgaatgtgtacagtatatgtttacGTTTTCATGCATAGCTTCTGAAAAtagctttaaaatatttttgtcatgaATTCCAGAAAAATACTTCTGATACAACACAGTACCTCCCCAGCCAAACCGGTGAATTTGACCAAACACATATAAGTGTGTGCGTTAGTGTGAATCTTGTGGAGAATGTTTCACAACATGTCACAACATGTTACATGTAACAGTGTCTCTCTCTGCCCTCGCCTGACCTGCTTCTATCAGATACAGGAAAGACTTTCCGCTGGCAACTTGATGATgcaagtttaaaatgtattatcaaATTGATACCAGcagtgcaaaacaaaaacaaaatagtgCTGGAAGGTGCTCAGTCATACCAATTCCACAACAGCTTTCATATCATACGATACACAAAAATTaaatttttaaaacaataattttacACATATATCTATTATATGAATCTTACATGTATGATATATTTTTATCATCACAGTGGGAAAATAAAGCACAACAGATTACAACAGAGTGAACCTCATTCATAATCACTATGGCAACAGTTGCAGAAGAGTTAACTAAAACTCCAAAAATAAGCGCATGTGTTGGATTATGTGAATCTGATTGCCTGACACAAGTTCTAAGGGTGTCGATTAATTTCGTTTTGTCATGTTCTTTATGAATTTATTATAAAGTTCAGCTTGAGCTGTTTCTaagcaacattttaaataaagacaTAGGAAGGGGTAAATAGGgaagaatgtatgtaaaatgtCATGAGATGCACTAAATTTGCATCTCAAAAATGAGTGAAATGACTGACTTTGGAGCagtgaattattattttaaaatgtttcagttCAATCTTATAAGTCCACTAAAACCTCTAAATCCATTTTCATGGAGAAAAACCCTGATGTGATAATGTCAGATAATTGTGAGATGAACTTTGAGATGTGATGTCATTCCTTATTGCCACTATATGCCACATTTTGGAAGGTGCTGGTGGCTCCTTTGTAGAGCGGATTATTAGCCTATAAAAGAGAAGAGTGATCTTCATTATTGCTTAGATACTAAAAGTGATACTTGTGGCTAGATACCTGTGAGTAAAATACAATGTTCATATGCATATGCTTTCCCACAAGCATTCTAATACAGTATCTGTACTTCCCACTATGTCCACTTGGTGTCGAGATGGCGTTGAATGATAATAAATTAGATCACTGTATGGGTTAAATGTGTAACATTTGATCCTCCTTGCAAGAAGAACCCAACATttgaagaaaaagagaaaagaggTTTTCAGTAGGCTATATATTAAATCTATAttaatatgttttaatataaacattttaaaccttGGACTATTATAAAATTGTCTAAGCTCAGTGGAATATTACAATAGTAtcttagtttttgttttgtaatgattattttttatgaagtgtccaaaaaaaacaatgacgcTGTTTATGTCTTTTTGCAATATCTTGCCACACCTATAGTAAAAATGTTCTGGTACCTCTATCAGCGATTGTGTCATTCTACCTTAGCTTAAACACGGCTAGACTGTGCATGCTGAATTTAAAGTCTTGCACAatatcagaaaaaaaacagattgtGAAATGATATTGCAGTTTTTTAAAAATTGGATTACACATTGAATGTGGCAAGTATcagttaaaatgttaaaacaaacatgttgcAAAACTCTAACCACAGTTCTCTACATTAGACACGCCCATTCTaaacttgtgtttgttttgtcttttactatTCATCCCAACATCAAATACAATGTTTTGAAATATATACTGATTGTGCACATTACTGTATATTGCTAAATACTTCGTGTTTTTGTGTATAGTTACTATGCAAAACCACAGTTAAAAGCATGATGTTTTTCAAGTTTTGTGGTTGTGAGTGTGAAGAGAAAAGAAACTGAAGTAAGTGTGGGTTAGGGGGCAACTTACCGCTTCCCACTTAGCCTTGGCTTTCTCCTCCTCAAACTTAGCAAACTCTTGGCGGTCATGAACGGTGATCAGGAGCTTCCACACCAAGAGAGCAGCCAGTCCAAGCAACAGAATAGCACCAACTACAGACAGAACAACTACCAggacatcaggaccctttggaCACTCTGTAAAAACATAACAGGACCAACAAAGAGAATGACAAGAATcctttgtttttataatttataagaCAACTTCTTTGATTTGGTTGTTCTCACTTAAACAAACAGATTGAATTCTGGttcacagaaatgacacatgtAATATCTAAATATGTTTAGTTGCATCTGCCCACATGAATACAgaatgtgtacagtatatgtttacGTTTTCATGCATAGCTTCTCAAAAtagctttaaaatatttttgtcatgaATTCCAGAAAAATACTTCTGATACAACACAGTACCTCCCCAGCCAAACCGGTGAATTTGACCAAACACATATAAGTGTGTGCGTTAGTGTGAATCTTGTGGAGAATGTTTCACAACATGTCACAACATGTTACATGTAACAGTGTCTCTCTCTGCCCTCGCCTGACCTGCTTCTATCAGATACAGGAAAGACTTTCCGCTGGCATCTTCATAATACTGGAAGTTCTGCACACAGTCATCCTCATCTTTGTAGCTGCAGTTCACTGAGTTCTTCTCACGAAAGACTGCAGAAAACAGACGAATCAGAAGATAAACAAAACTTGTGTTTCCTTGAGAAAACACTGCCATTCAAAATGCATTTGTTGATCTACAGTACAAAATCACATGTGAAAACACTTCTAGGTCACTTCTAGCTCACTTTAGGATGGCTTTCTTGGtttgaaaaaacatgaaaagttAGATGAAGACAAGAGAGAGTAAGAAGAGAGAAAGTAAAAAGAAGAGGAGTGAGAGGAAGAGGCGCacccatttttttttcattacaagAACAAGCTTTACTAAGTTTATTGTTCCTTCAAATGTACCATCTGAAAATATGGTAAGGAGATACTATATGATGGGGATTGGTTGGATGTTGGCATTGTAGGTTACAGATTTTCTGGTTTGGAGAAGAGATTACCCAGCACATCCGCCGGCACAATCTCATCTCTGCAGATGTTATTGCAGTTCTTCTCAAACAGATCTCCTCTCTTGTAGTGTTTACACTCCACACACTCCCTGCAGTTACACACATAGACAAACAACATACACTTGTATAAACAcctgcaaatatttttttctttacatcttATAACTTTTCATTAAAAGTCTCTCGTTTCTTGGATTGTTGCCTTAATAGTCTGATATCTGGTTCCTCTGACGTTTAAGAAAAATATGCAAAAGTCAGATATTTCAAAAGAGACTCAAACATTGCTTATGAAATTATTCCATGATCaaattatttcatttgtatCATCATCATTTCATTGAAAATTCCTCCTAGAAATTATAGGAAAAACATgtgacaaaatgtatttatagaaACAGAACTATAAAGGAGTTCCAATGattatttatgaataaataacagATCCTACAGATATCATCCTcacctaaatataaaaaacccaaacaaactgaaatataTACTTGCGAAACTAACTTTTTGATGGTACAGGCATCTGGGCAGGTGGGACACTTCTCACAGGTTAAGCCATAAGCTCCTGGTTGGGTGCACTCACAGACACCACACGAGCAGTGGCCCCGGCCACTACAGAGCAACCCTCCACTCCCTATACAGGTGTCGGTGCGGGTCGAACAGTTACAGATCTCACCAGACCACCCTGAGTTACACTGACATGACCCACAGTTGCACTCGCCATTACCTAACAGAGACAACACATGTGCATTAACAGACCTAGGAAAATCATTTGAGGACATATGTGAAAGTGATTGTAAAGATTTTTAATCAAGTTACCTAGATTTTGAAGGGAAGagctcatccaaaaataaaaattcttaagTCCTCAGTGACTCACACATGACCTTAGAAAGAAtgccagaggtggacagtagcgAAGTAGTTTATTCTATCTATTTGTACTTTATCAGTGTTTATACTTACCAATTGCATTTAACAATTACACTACATTACACTACACTGTGAAGCGTAATATCATATTTTTACTCCACTACTCCccattggccaccattgactaccaaaatTACAAtgctagtcaaaagtgccccagaatggtttgctttcctacgttcttcaaaatatcttcttgtgtgatcgacagaacaaagaaaatgacaaagaaaTAGAAGGGTGGccaagaagtgtttggttacaagcagtcttccaaatatctttctctgttaatcagaacaaagaaatgtctacagatttggagcaacttgagggtgagtaaatgatgacagaatttccatttttgggtgaactattcctttaactcaTTTGAACTGCTTTTATGGTGGGTTTTGGTCATTATTTTGAAAAGCTTAGTCTTTGTTATTAAGGCTTAAAATAAAACCCCATAGCATGTCTTAAGTCAAACACTTAAAATCCACCTTTGTATGAGGAGCTTGCAGCAAGAGTTTGCATTACTAAGTGATTTTAAACCAGTTTGGccacttgtttgtgtgtgttgtatgtctCTAGCATTTATACCCAAGGGGCACACTAAATAAAACAGCGGCACTCTGCATCCGTGTTAATGTTTAACcaacaaaatacatattttaaattttaaataaagcaTTGTAAAATACTGTACTCGCTGCGACTGATACAAATTTAGAGCTAACATTTTTGCCACTACAATTGCCTGTCTCCCCTACTTTAAATCTACAAATCTAGCATAAATCCAGCATATCTGTTTGGCTGTGAATGTGGATGACATAACCTAATATGGTGAAACACATTGGTGAGATGAGAGTGAGATCATTGGGTAAAGGACAAGTACAAAACGCAATGTATAATCCTCCCAAACATGCCATTAACAACAACTATAATCACATTGTGCTCTGTATTTCAAGAATTCCTATCCTTACCTGAACACAACTCTCCTTTAGAACGAAGACAGCTAAAATCATCACATTCACAGTATGGGCCCCAAACCTTCCCAAAATCACTCGAGCGACAGGCACACTGGCCACACACGCAGTCTCCCCGCCCATTACAGGCCGGTGTCTCCGGGTTAGGGCTACACCTGTCTTGCTGGGTGGGCTTATATTCGCCCTCGGAACACTCGCATCGGGAGCCCAGTCGGCCCGGATCGCACAGACACATGCCACACTCTAAGGttccgttgccatggtgacagAAGGGGCTTGCGGGTTCAGAGGACTGCTGACATGTACAGTCGCACTCAAATTCAACAGTGACCTCAAGAGTATCTTTGAAGCccattgtttttacagtgaaggtTCGGTTCTTCTCTTTGGGACAGCCGTGAAGTTTCGCTTCAATGCTGAATGAGACCTAAAAGAGACAAGCGAATACACATCTTGAACTACAAAACAAACAGTGTTTGAAGTGATTGTGGAGAATATTTGAACCTCCAATACTGTCTAATGGCAGGCTAGTTTCAGTTAGTTCAAACTTTATGAATTATGAAGTTGCATTAAGTTTAGAATTTAATTGAGTCACTAAATTACCAAATGAGTAAAACATCAGGTAAGCTGACCTTATCCCCAATTTTGACTCCGGCACAGGATCGGACACCAGCAATGACTTCTCCATCCAGACAGGTTGCGTTGATGAACAGCGATAACTCATCCGGAACATCCAACAGCTCCAGCTCAATCTTGGACCTGATTTTCTACAAAACCAATGACTATAGAATGATATCTGAATCACAGAATGATACCTGAACACTGCAATATAAAAAGTTGcattatgttttctttttaaaacaagttaaacCTATTCTcaacaaaactaaattaatGGCATAGttcacatgaaaacaaaaaaaagatgtcaacacaaaagaagatattttgataaatgtttttGCGTCCATACAAAGGATGTTCAATTAACAGAGTTCGGGGGGAGCAGATAATCAGCTCGTCTGATCCCCTATCAGCATCCACAgcatctaccctatcagctcaagcaagCTCTCCTATAAATAGACAAAGCTGTCTTGCCTGCGTTCTCTCCTCTCCTCGAGCCCGCTTCTCCCGCAGGAACACGGGGGGTGCGCTCTAGGTTTGGGCTCTAGCTCTGAGCccgctccccggacagcacgccaaatacgcataccatTTTCTACCCTTGCTCTATTGTTATTATCTGCATATGGGAACTCGTGaagggaagtcaatgggggccagtgttgtttggtaaccatcattcttcaaaatatcttcattttggGGCGAACCATCCATTTGACATAAGATTTAAACAGCCATTGTGTTCACAGATTAAAAGCACAGAAAACAGtgacaagtaaaaaatagaaccattatattacaatatataacTACTAACTTACTGCATAAGCATCTAGAATAAGTTGAACGACATTTTCGGAATTTCTAGATAGTGTCCCCACTGCAGAACCAGGAATCAGCTCACTTTAATTCTGTAACAAGGCagaaaatatgacaaaatattGCATTCATAGTCTGTGTGTATGTTGTATATGGACGTGAGATGTATGTAATgtatgtgttaaataaaaatgcataaactCACACGATACAGTGACACAATATTACTGGTTACAGCGAAGATGAGTTTGACATTATTCTCAGATATCTTGTCTGTGATTAGACCAAGTGAAGGATAGTCctacaaaacacacacttttaaatATCAATGTATttcattatatattaatatatcaaaacatatatatatatataatatatataaggTCGCTCTTAgatgtttttataatttgtatattgtatgtattcTGTAGACTGACCAGTATAGTGGACATGTCatattcattgtttttgttgatATAGCATTCCCCATCATGAGGCTGGACAATTCCAGCGAGTCTGGCTTCCAGAGCCAAATGACTCCTATCATCACTAGCGAAGACCAGCAAATGAGAGGCATCAGGCCTCCAACCAATTTTATCCTGGATGAGAAAGAGTGATGATTATCTGcttttctgatgtatttccaatgaacatgtttgcatgtattagaaatacaaaatacaagaaATGTATGATGAGAGCTTGAGACAGAACTTAAAACCACACAAGTGTGTGAGAGTTGACACCTGTGTAGAACCTTGTTTAAatcttctgtttaattttttgtttaatttgtacaatgtgtgtgtgtgtgtgtgtgtgtcaccttGCATACGACTGCTTGCAGTATAGCATCAAATCCTCCTTCTGGAGCATCTCTATTTCTGGACACTTTCTGTTTATTCACTTCCTCTGTGAATCGTTCCACCTGCTCCGTCAGCGACAGCACATTGTGATAGCCAAATTGCGGGGGGCAGGTATCATGACTCCTATATCAACAGAAACACAGCAGGTTCTCATATGGTCCGCTACTAGCAAAGGTGAAATTAACACAACTTTGGCTTACTTGTAGCAAGGGTTCGTGATGATTTTTTCGGggtaaatgtacatataaggtgAGAGAGGTTTGTCTACAAAAGCTCCAAACCCCATTCGTAGATTACTGGTGACACTGCCTAAAGCACGAGGCAGGTCACTGCCCAGAACAAAAAGCTTCTGCAGGTCATCTTTCATGGTGCTTGTCATATCCATCAGGTAGTAGAGGTCAACGGGGTAATCGGCTACTTGCTTTACATTGACGGTGAAATGCTTTGAATCGCCTTAAATAAAGGTGGAAGAGAATATGGAAAGAAATATGGAAGAAATGTAAGTCTATTATACTAATCAAAGTGGATAGATAAATGCAcagttttcattaaaaatagatTAAATAAATTGGAATTGGGAaatatgaatatacagtatatgtataatgTATGTGAAGCACAGACCTGGCCTGAGTGTCAGATGTATTTTTTGTGGTTGCATCTGCACGATGTCACTCGCTGAGCCCCACGCCCTGTCACTTAAGGCGAGGTCCTTTAGTATCTTAATGCTACTAACTGGAAACTCAATGAACTTAACACCACAACCAGACTGAATGAGACTGGCCCTCAGATCACAACGGGACAAACTGGACACCCCCTTT
Proteins encoded in this region:
- the itgb3a gene encoding LOW QUALITY PROTEIN: integrin beta-3a (The sequence of the model RefSeq protein was modified relative to this genomic sequence to represent the inferred CDS: substituted 1 base at 1 genomic stop codon); protein product: MRVTLMQVWMSVALVSTAVDSNICTSRGVSTCKECLSIHPTCAWCSQETFGKGVSSLSRCDLRASLIQSGCGVKFIEFPVSSIKILKDLALSDRAWGSASDIVQMQPQKIHLTLRPGDSKHFTVNVKQVADYPVDLYYLMDMTSTMKDDLQKLFVLGSDLPRALGSVTSNLRMGFGAFVDKPLSPYMYIYPEKIITNPCYKSHDTCPPQFGYHNVLSLTEQVERFTEEVNKQKVSRNRDAPEGGFDAILQAVVCKDKIGWRPDASHLLVFASDDRSHLALEARLAGIVQPHDGECYINKNNEYDMSTILDYPSLGLITDKISENNVKLIFAVTSNIVSLYRNXSELIPGSAVGTLSRNSENVVQLILDAYAKIRSKIELELLDVPDELSLFINATCLDGEVIAGVRSCAGVKIGDKVSFSIEAKLHGCPKEKNRTFTVKTMGFKDTLEVTVEFECDCTCQQSSEPASPFCHHGNGTLECGMCLCDPGRLGSRCECSEGEYKPTQQDRCSPNPETPACNGRGDCVCGQCACRSSDFGKVWGPYCECDDFSCLRSKGELCSGNGECNCGSCQCNSGWSGEICNCSTRTDTCIGSGGLLCSGRGHCSCGVCECTQPGAYGLTCEKCPTCPDACTIKKECVECKHYKRGDLFEKNCNNICRDEIVPADVLVFREKNSVNCSYKDEDDCVQNFQYYEDASGKSFLYLIEAECPKGPDVLVVVLSVVGAILLLGLAALLVWKLLITVHDRQEFAKFEEEKAKAKWEAANNPLYKGATSTFQNVAYSGNKE